Proteins encoded in a region of the Triticum dicoccoides isolate Atlit2015 ecotype Zavitan chromosome 3A, WEW_v2.0, whole genome shotgun sequence genome:
- the LOC119269396 gene encoding protein PIN-LIKES 6-like, whose translation MMERRSLMEALVTAAQGGSTDTSVLSMLKYAVLPIAKVFTVCFMGFLMATKYVNILQPNGRKLLNGLVFSLLLPCLIFSQLGSAITLEKLVQWWYIPVNIVVGAVSGSLIGFVVASIIRPPYPYFKFTVIHIGIGNIGNIPLVLIAALCRDPSNPFGDSEKCSQDGNAYISFGQWVGAIIVYTYVFKMLSPPPGETFDGEEEKLPVLASEENAMPELGKYPTGTHTSTVPEDEPLLALEGNQKGSTSLGSKILSCVRCVVKFLKDKQLLQPPIIASVFAIGIGVVPFLKGLIFTDDAPLFFFTDSCLILGEAMIPCILLAVGGNLVDGPGEGSKRLGVRTTVAIIFARLILVPIAGVGIVMLVDKLGFIPKDDKMFKFVLLLQHSMPTSVLSGAVANLRGCGKESAAILFWVHIFAVFSMAGWIIFYLTLLF comes from the exons ATGATGGAGAGGAGGTCGCTGATGGAGGCGCTGGTGACGGCGGCGCAGGGAGGCTCCACGGACACGTCGGTGCTCTCCATGCTCAAGTACGCCGTGCTGCCCATCGCCAAGGTCTTCACCGTCTGCTTCATGGGCTTCCTCATGGCCACCAAGTACGTCAACATCCTCCAGCCCAACGGCCGCAAGCTTCTCAACGGG CTTGTGTTCTCGCTTCTACTTCCTTGCCTTATATTTTCCCAACTGGGCAGCGCAATCACGCTCGAGAAGTTGGTGCAGTG GTGGTATATTCCAGTAAATATTGTTGTAGGCGCCGTGTCTGGCTCCTTGATTGGCTTTGTGGTGGCGTCTATCATCCGACCTCCTTATCCGTACTTCAAGTTTACTGTTATTCACATTGGAATAG GGAACATTGGAAATATACCTCTGGTTCTCATTGCAGCACTATGTCGGGACCCATCCAATCCTTTTGGTGACTCTGAAAAATGCAGCCAGGATGGAAACGCGTATATCTCATTCGGTCAATGG gttggtgcgattattgtttACACATATGTGTTCAAGATGCTTTCTCCACCACCTGGAGAGACCTTTGATGGTGAAGAGGAGAAGCTTCCGGTTCTGGCATCTGAAGAAAACGCGATGCCTGAACTTGGTAAATATCCAACAGGCACTCACACTAGTACTGTACCCGAGGATGAGCCTTTGTTAGCTCTCGAGGGGAATCAAAAAGGCTCTACTTCTCTAGGATCAAAG ATATTAAGCTGTGTTAGATGTGTGGTGAAATTCCTAAAAGACAAGCAACTTCTTCAGCCACCAATTATTGCCTCT GTCTTTGCAATTGGAATCGGTGTTGTTCCATTCTTGAAGGGTTTGATATTCACGGATGATGCACCTCTATTCTTCTTCACAGACAGCTGCCTCATTCTTGG GGAAGCTATGATTCCATGCATTTTGCTTGCTGTGGGGGGTAATCTTGTTGATG GTCCTGGTGAAGGGAGTAAGAGACTTGGTGTGCGGACCACCGTTGCTATTATTTTTGCACGGTTGATCTTGGTTCCAATTGCTGGGGTTGGCATCGTAATGCTAGTTGATAAGCTTGGTTTCATTCCCAAAGATGACAAAATGTTCAAGTTTGTCCTACTACTGCAGCATTCCATGCCCACATCAGTGCTCTCAG GTGCTGTTGCAAACCTCAGAGGGTGCGGGAAAGAATCAGCCGCGATCTTGTTCTGGGTGCACATTTTTGCAGTGTTCTCCATGGCGGGGTGGATTATTTTCTACTTGACGTTGCTCTTCTAA
- the LOC119269398 gene encoding uncharacterized protein LOC119269398, with protein sequence MKKLSVEFCIISARGLGRRSSLLKPQWFSVGWVDPNSKYCTKIDASGNSNASWGTKFSVSVDEHGLAQQQMELTVEVYRREPIFLREHLQGAAVVQLKEYLEKFAQSEEHSEVIEETGSFQLRRKKSDKAHGFVDISIRICKQEDDHGRFSGLPEGLKNSDQVGITLAIEDGPVYNYPPPPYNHYRGDREDADHRSNSRPVIPGTRPDPSPLGSSYSYQPPMFPSTLPPPPTSNLGFFPPQHPGRERVPQNYINVPPRKSAAQNSAPNFGMGLGAGALTAGTMIFGETLLPGPSFGGALNGASLSVSNDAPF encoded by the exons ATGAAAAAGCTATCAGTCGAGTTCTGCATAATCTCCGCGCGCGGTCTAGGACGCAGATCGTCGCTGCTGAAGCCACAGTGGTTCTCAGTCGGATGGGTTGATCCCAACAGCAAGTACTGCACCAAGATTGACGCGTCGGGAAACTCAAATGCAAGCTGGGGCACCAAGTTCTCGGTCTCGGTGGATGAGCATGGTCTGGCCCAGCAGCAGATGGAACTGACAGTTGAGGTCTACAGGAGAGAGCCCATCTTCCTAAGGGAGCATCTCCAGGGAGCTGCAGTTGTGCAGTTGAAGGAGTATCTTGAGAAATTCGCCCAAAGTGAGGAGCATTCAGAAGTCATTGAGGAGACTGGCAGTTTCCAGCTTAGGAGGAAGAAGTCAGACAAAGCTCATGGATTTGTGGATATATCCATCCGGATCTGCAAGCAAGAAGATGATCATGGTCGGTTTTCAG GATTACCTGAAGGATTGAAGAACTCCGATCAGGTCGGCATCACATTGGCTATAGAAGACGGACCAGTTTATAATTATCCACCGCCACCCTACAACCATTATAGGGGCGACAGAGAAGATGCTGATCACCGTAGTAATTCCAGGCCGGTGATCCCTGGAACTCGCCCAGATCCATCACCATTAGGAAGTAGCTACAGCTACCAACCCCCAATGTTTCCATCAACCCTGCCACCACCACCAACTTCAAACCTCGGCTTCTTCCCACCACAGCATCCCGGTAGGGAGAGAGTGCCACAGAACTACATAAATGTGCCACCAAGAAAATCTGCAGCTCAGAATAGTGCACCAAACTTTGGAATGGGGCTTGGAGCTGGAGCACTGACTGCTGGAACTATGATATTTGGCGAAACCCTCTTACCAGGTCCAAGTTTCGGTGGTGCTCTTAATGGTGCAAGCCTATCTGTATCCAATGATGCACCATTCTAA